A part of Populus alba chromosome 8, ASM523922v2, whole genome shotgun sequence genomic DNA contains:
- the LOC118061106 gene encoding membrane protein PM19L, whose product MASGASKSAAFMLLILNMGLYFLMIVIGSWAINHGIVRSREAAAILTIPARIFPIYFPMGNLATGFFIILSLLAGVVGFTSSITGLHNVSLWNAPNLHAAYASSLASLSLTLLSMGFACKEIDISWTDSVLRTLEVVTIIVSGTQLLCTGAIHVGVEDMVARQKNLGGRV is encoded by the exons ATGGCTTCCGGAGCAAGCAAATCTGCTGCCTTCATGCTCTTGATCCTCAATATGGGGCTGTATTTTCTCATGATAGTAATCGGTTCTTGGGCTATAAATCATGGGATTGTAAGATCTCGTGAAGCAG CGGCTATTTTGACAATCCCAGCACGCATATTTCCGATATACTTCCCGATGGGAAATTTGGCAACAGGTTTCTTCATCATTCTCTCCCTTCTTGCCGGCGTTGTGGGCTTCACCTCCTCTATTACTGGACTACATAACGTTTCTCTCTGGAATGCTCCAAACTTGCACGCAGCATACGCGTCTTCTCTAGCATCATTGTCACTCACCCTTCTATCCATGGG ATTCGCATGCAAAGAGATCGACATAAGCTGGACAGATTCAGTCTTG CGTACTCTAGAAGTGGTGACGATAATTGTGAGTGGAACCCAATTGTTGTGCACTGGTGCTATCCATGTTGGAGTAGAAGACATGGTCGCACGTCAGAAGAACCTGGGAGGAAGAGTTTGA